A single Aspergillus chevalieri M1 DNA, chromosome 3, nearly complete sequence DNA region contains:
- a CDS encoding putative pyridine nucleotide-disulfide oxidoreductase (COG:C;~EggNog:ENOG410PKX2;~InterPro:IPR036188,IPR023753;~PFAM:PF07992,PF00070;~go_function: GO:0016491 - oxidoreductase activity [Evidence IEA];~go_process: GO:0055114 - oxidation-reduction process [Evidence IEA]) has product MTLLALSRPLRPLCRSGLRQQKTRFSTTKLALAAQVGHSTAIAQSDTNRERVIILGSGWGGYSFSRKLSPDSFSPLIISPRSYFVFTPLLTDAASGALDFSNIVEPVRDSKAKVDFIQAAARAVDFNKKTVLCESTVVKSGVTESPRTHEDERLQEEGPETTNYRPMAEARRWEQGEMFEVPYDKLVIAVGAVSKTFKTPGVRHNAMFFKDVGDARRVKRRVRECFELAVLPTTSPEMRKHLLHFAIVGAGPTGTELAANLRDYIYQDVVRLYPALEGIPRISLYDVAPKVLSMFDESLSRYAMDTMQKEGIEIKTSHHVKGLRWGAPGDPPPYDMDPKRCLTLTTEEEGEVGTGMCVWVTGNAMNKFVSRALQDLDSLPTESVLMKGGSKPPTEVQNATWHVKKAPKVGALLVDGQLRVQLENEHGQTAVMQDVFAMGDNAMPETGAPPATAQATFQEAKWLATRFNKGDIQQSEPFSFRDLGSLAYIGDANALMQIPHEKDGSKYLPQGLTGRTAALVWNWAYVTMSISWKNKIRVLFRRLLNKMYGREVSRY; this is encoded by the coding sequence ATGACGCTGCTGGCATTGAGTCGGCCGCTCCGGCCATTATGTCGCTCGGGTTTGCGCCAGCAAAAGACGCGCTTCTCAACGACTAAACTAGCATTGGCTGCGCAAGTCGGGCATTCAACCGCAATCGCTCAATCAGACACAAACCGCGAACGAGTTATCATCCTCGGGTCCGGCTGGGGAGGGTATAGTTTCTCGCGCAAACTATCACCAGATTCCTTCTCGCCGCTTATCATCTCTCCACGCTCCTACTTCGTCTTCACGCCGCTCCTTACCGACGCTGCCAGCGGCGCGCTCGATTTCTCGAACATCGTCGAGCCCGTGCGTGATTCCAAGGCGAAGGTCGATTTCATTCAGGCGGCTGCGCGGGCGGTCGACTTTAACAAGAAGACGGTGCTGTGTGAGTCAACAGTGGTCAAGAGCGGTGTTACGGAGTCCCCCCGGACACACGAGGATGAGCGGTTACAAGAGGAAGGCCCTGAGACCACAAATTATCGGCCCATGGCGGAGGCGCGGAGGTGGGAGCAGGGAGAGATGTTCGAGGTTCCGTATGACAAGCTGGTCATCGCGGTGGGTGCAGTGAGCAAGACATTCAAGACACCCGGCGTACGACACAACGCCATGTTCTTCAAGGACGTTGGCGATGCGCGCCGTGTGAAGCGTCGTGTGCGGGAGTGCTTCGAACTAGCCGTACTCCCAACAACCTCACCAGAAATGCGCAAGCACCTACTGCACTTCGCCATCGTCGGCGCCGGCCCTACGGGCACAGAACTAGCAGCAAATCTGCGCGACTACATCTACCAAGACGTAGTCCGTCTATACCCAGCCCTCGAAGGCATCCCGCGCATCTCGCTATACGACGTCGCCCCCAAGGTCCTCTCCATGTTCGACGAGTCCCTCTCCCGCTACGCCATGGACACCATGCAGAAAGAAGGTATCGAGATCAAAACCTCCCATCACGTTAAGGGTCTGCGCTGGGGCGCACCCGGCGATCCACCACCATACGACATGGACCCGAAACGCTGCCTAACCCTGACAACCgaggaagaaggcgaagTGGGCACCGGCATGTGCGTGTGGGTGACAGGAAACGCAATGAACAAATTCGTCTCTCGTGCATTGCAGGATCTCGACTCCCTCCCCACGGAATCCGTACTCATGAAAGGCGGCTCAAAACCACCCACCGAGGTCCAGAATGCTACCTGGCACGTGAAAAAAGCACCCAAGGTCGGCGCATTACTCGTCGACGGCCAACTCCGCGTGCAGCTCGAAAACGAACACGGCCAGACAGCAGTCATGCAAGACGTCTTCGCGATGGGCGACAACGCCATGCCTGAAACCGGTGCCCCGCCAGCCACCGCACAGGCAACCTTTCAAGAAGCCAAGTGGTTAGCGACCCGGTTCAACAAGGGTGATATCCAGCAATCCGAACCATTTTCGTTCCGGGATCTGGGATCGCTGGCGTATATCGGGGATGCGAATGCGCTGATGCAGATCCCGCACGAAAAGGATGGGTCTAAGTATCTGCCGCAGGGTCTGACAGGGAGGACGGCGGCGCTTGTGTGGAATTGGGCGTATGTGACGATGAGTATTAGCTGGAAAAATAAGATACGGGTTTTGTTTCGGAGGTTGTTGAATAAGATGTATGGAAGGGAGGTGTCGAGGTATTAG
- a CDS encoding ankyrin repeat protein (COG:M;~EggNog:ENOG410PI1N;~InterPro:IPR002523,IPR002110,IPR020683,IPR036770;~PFAM:PF13857,PF12796,PF00023,PF01544,PF13637, PF13606;~TransMembrane:2 (i997-1023o1043-1062i);~go_component: GO:0016020 - membrane [Evidence IEA];~go_function: GO:0005515 - protein binding [Evidence IEA];~go_function: GO:0046873 - metal ion transmembrane transporter activity [Evidence IEA];~go_process: GO:0030001 - metal ion transport [Evidence IEA];~go_process: GO:0055085 - transmembrane transport [Evidence IEA]), giving the protein MSRSRSRSTVGSDAHDRLEPRLQKAAEHNDLEALTIIVNLSRENGQFSDSFLRVGLMRATERGCIEATHYLLRQGAKADIPNLDHTGNRPSPLFRAVERNHVRIAQLLLDYGASPETVDKKGRTALMTAAWRNHWHMLDLLIARGANVNAKDKRGRNALHNLAADKVCDWGDDVVRLLLGTACAVDGEEGRDLLGRTPLHWACATGKIRLAELLLMRAGPFVVDIDAVEFRNKTALHIAAAHGRDDVVELLLRYGANLEARSDGGWTALHNASDKGSVPTVCMLLRAGANVNSQLLNGVTPLHLAAQAGHTAIVECLLERPDLKRRVRDNFGSTPFLRAAQFHRKDIVFLLAPFNNVEALSPDAKGACESFEATIVDFGNYHNENRVQKTSVYNLLYGRDKENPRKQAFKALPTDSGVTDFRWIHLPANNMAWVETLLTKAFIEEGLHDVDGFKGLEKSFNYQHRGQWIHSHFMRPICQSTPRATATKSRDEESSSEDTLSPLSPSITVNGQTIVDGRPRDPRGEKQSHSHPENNGHGHHRRHSSNKSKKKNTGKTDYFADNASAHSKKKGAKHPGTPKGEAKSKPPFGREQHSSTCRDSTASNVCIFMPYLHFETAERRQRMQEAIQRAELVRRRRLPPPPPVPSFTPDQVIGRSVSRDEMLINAHLTSSSTASLHVRRTLDQFFYPNIDTSTRDQDQVVYRYQTRSDDGRCDDPKIFMVDQLWMWILGPNLIVTSFAQRWEQPKNDPLNVLDGIIEDINSKTRDPVTSVYDLAIAITNRCSGVFDRHRMDEEYQFLDMFESAVGLATDRETVLFRQFNAASLQASQWLMNHRKLNRWARHVQKQEEQTIKYRPWILDDTDSWAYHESEEPLFVDKLLDIGQETDLLAEAKDIRDELNIIRTILQHQKDILDDLQDIICGIHTHQNRPQTDIKKRFKEQQRTIDMHLKDIERMDAQAERVYYSITDLLDLKQKQASANEARFARDQAAGTTRQGKIILVFTIVTIIFLPLSFITSFFTINLAEFPHDADGDTQLHLSYVGRYTFGIGFAISIPLIALALAVDEIGNTFRLVRRYCTEQFSKFAGNDNTKTRAMWKQEKIQDMEYEAAVERIRRKSMETEFAGSLLPVSTRGTGRTGRTGRTAAFRVEGFGRRFYD; this is encoded by the coding sequence ATGTCCCGCTCCCGCTCCCGCTCCACCGTGGGCAGCGACGCCCACGACCGCCTCGAACCGCGCCTCCAAAAAGCAGCCGAACACAACGACCTCGAAGCCCTGACCATCATCGTCAACCTCTCCCGCGAAAATGGCCAATTCAGCGACTCCTTCCTCCGCGTCGGCCTCATGCGCGCCACCGAGCGCGGCTGCATCGAAGCAACGCACTACCTCCTCCGCCAGGGCGCAAAAGCAGACATCCCCAACCTTGACCACACGGGAAACCGCCCCTCGCCATTATTCCGGGCCGTCGAACGGAACCATGTGCGCATTGCGCAGTTGCTGTTGGATTACGGGGCGTCGCCGGAGACGGTGGATAAGAAGGGGCGGACAGCGCTGATGACGGCTGCGTGGCGGAATCATTGGCATATGCTTGATTTGCTGATTGCGCGGGGGGCGAATGTGAATGCGAAGGACAAGAGGGGGCGGAATGCGCTGCATAATCTTGCTGCGGATAAGGTGTGTGATTGGGGGGATGATGTTGTGCGGTTGCTGCTTGGGACGGCGTGTGCTgttgatggggaggaggggagagaTTTGTTGGGTCGGACGCCGTTGCATTGGGCGTGCGCGACGGGGAAGATACGGTTGGCGGAGTTGTTGCTTATGCGGGCTGGGCCGTTTgtggttgatattgatgccGTGGAGTTTCGGAATAAAACGGCGTTGCATATTGCGGCTGCGCATGGGAGGGATGATGTTGTAGAGTTGTTGTTGCGGTATGGGGCTAATTTGGAGGCGCGGAGTGATGGTGGGTGGACGGCGTTGCATAATGCGAGTGATAAGGGTTCTGTGCCGACGGTTTGTATGCTGTTGCGGGCTGGGGCCAATGTTAACAGTCAGCTGTTGAATGGTGTGACGCCGTTGCATTTGGCTGCGCAGGCTGGGCATACTGCGATTGTCGAGTGTCTTCTTGAACGGCCGGATTTGAAACGGCGTGTTAGGGATAACTTTGGGAGTACGCCATTTCTGCGGGCCGCGCAGTTTCATCGCAAGGATATTGTGTTTCTTCTGGCGCCGTTTAACAATGTCGAAGCTCTCTCGCCTGATGCCAAGGGGGCATGTGAAAGCTTCGAAGCGACGATTGTCGATTTTGGCAACTATCACAACGAGAACCGTGTGCAGAAGACCTCAGTCTACAACCTGCTGTACGGCCGCGACAAGGAAAACCCACGCAAGCAGGCCTTCAAGGCCCTTCCTACTGACAGCGGAGTGACGGATTTCCGCTGGATCCATCTACCCGCTAATAACATGGCATGGGTAGAGACCTTGCTCACCAAAGCATTCATCGAAGAGGGTCTACATGATGTTGACGGGTTCAAGGGCCTGGAGAAATCGTTCAACTACCAGCACCGCGGGCAATGGATACATTCGCATTTCATGCGGCCGATATGTCAAAGTACGCCAAGGGCTACGGCTACCAAGTCTCGTGACGAGGAGTCGAGCTCAGAAGATACTCTCTCGCCCCTTTCGCCTAGTATAACGGTGAACGGGCAGACGATTGTGGATGGACGGCCTCGTGATCCCAGAGGAGAAAAGCAAAGCCACAGCCACCCCGAGAACAACGGCCACGGCCACCATCGTCGGCATAGCAGCAAcaaaagcaagaaaaagaataccGGTAAAACAGATTACTTTGCAGACAATGCAAGTGCCCacagcaagaagaagggtgCCAAGCACCCGGGAACTCCCAAGGGAGAGGCGAAGAGTAAGCCGCCATTTGGTCGTGAGCAACATTCGTCAACATGCAGGGACTCGACAGCGTCCAATGTTTGCATCTTTATGCCGTATCTTCATTTCGAGACTGCGGAGCGACGACAGAGGATGCAGGAGGCTATCCAGCGGGCAGAACTTGTTAGACGACGGCGTTTACCGCCGCCTCCACCGGTGCCCTCGTTCACTCCGGACCAGGTTATAGGTCGGTCTGTGTCGCGAGATGAGATGTTGATTAACGCGCATCTTACGTCTTCGTCTACTGCCTCACTGCATGTCCGACGCACGCTGGACCAGTTCTTTTACCCGAACATCGATACCAGTACCCGAGACCAGGATCAAGTGGTGTACCGGTATCAAACAAGAAGTGACGATGGGCGCTGTGACGACCCGAAAATCTTCATGGTCGACCAgctgtggatgtggattctGGGCCCTAATTTGATCGTGACGAGCTTTGCTCAGCGGTGGGAGCAGCCCAAGAATGACCCGCTGAATGTGCTGGACGGAATCATTGAGGATATCAACTCGAAAACCCGTGATCCGGTGACTTCAGTGTATGACCTGGCGATTGCGATAACGAACCGGTGTTCTGGAGTGTTTGATCGCCACCGGATGGACGAGGAGTACCAGTTCCTGGACATGTTTGAATCAGCGGTTGGACTAGCAACAGACCGGGAGACGGTGCTATTCCGCCAGTTCAACGCAGCGTCACTCCAAGCATCACAATGGCTCATGAACCACCGCAAGCTCAACCGTTGGGCACGCCACGTCCaaaaacaagaagaacaaacAATAAAATACCGCCCTTGGATCCTCGATGACACAGACTCCTGGGCCTACCATGAATCCGAAGAACCCCTCTTCGTCGACAAACTGCTCGACATCGGCCAAGAAACTGACCTCCTCGCCGAAGCAAAAGACATCCGCGACGAACTCAACATCATCCGCACAATCCTGCAACACCAAAAAGACATCCTCGACGACCTCCAAGACATCATCTGCGGCATCCACACCCACCAAAACCGCCCGCAAACAGACATCAAAAAACGCTTCAAAGAACAACAACGCACTATCGACATGCACCTGAAGGACATCGAACGCATGGACGCCCAGGCCGAACGCGTCTACTACTCCATAACAGACCTCCTGGATCTAAAACAGAAACAAGCCAGCGCAAACGAAGCCCGTTTCGCGCGTGACCAGGCTGCAGGGACAACCCGCCAGGGGAAaatcatcctcgtcttcacCATCGTCACTATCATCTTCCTGCCTTTATCTTTTATCACGTCATTCTTCACAATCAACCTCGCCGAGTTCCCGCACGACGCCGACGGCGATACTCAACTGCACCTCTCCTACGTCGGCAGATACACTTTCGGCATCGGCTTCGCCATATCCATCCCATTAATCGCTCTAGCTCTCGCAGTCGACGAAATCGGGAACACATTCCGGCTCGTACGCCGGTATTGCACAGAGCAATTCTCCAAATTCGCCGGTAACGACAACACTAAGACGCGGGCGATGTGGAAACAGGAAAAGATTCAGGATATGGAGTATGAGGCTGCTGTGGAGAGGATTCGGAGGAAAAGTATGGAGACGGAGTTTGCAGGGAGTTTGTTGCCTGTTTCGACGAGGGGGACTGGACGGACTGGACGGACTGGGAGGACGGCGGCGTTTAGGGTTGAGGGGTTTGGGAGGAGGTTTTATGATTAA
- a CDS encoding uncharacterized protein (COG:S;~EggNog:ENOG410PK0F), translating to MLSAPVKSAKRISSLFSLGSHKDGSIASSPVSPGFKSSPEQQPQDATRPRSASRPSRIVSQPNLDTSTDFNLDDPLPPPPSLLAVNQDLANSASTGPDGRPQSRGRRRSSSRPASAAGLFVPGGGSDSRPSTPSKRRSWIPGRVRASSVDTRGPASPGLTPNQPGAWIAGLDQKIAYDLEPLARGDQIPEIWNENGDTYVYLFPQNTGRPPSFKVHSTVFAESPSLTFLARGTDPKAQALEHQARHMSLSSPTNLPDNDNDSSGSNRMAFVDDVADEPQELHLFLPIPLNCDVSSPTARISQEDTETLLLFRNLFAFLLGQSLIATPRSPSLFSIFMDVASLLSRFEFSNLDGTNFGETATTSFGNYCDELHLGDVRRSREKTIEAIVLGERLRFYPLYLEGFVHGVGKLDELKQLRSPKFGLIHPITQKRLERGFIDLDTRLRVLYSKLNEFDFPSVFSGAANSTTSVESKVVRFKAWKQAFSEFRRFTMQYYRQKYGSWPPKARSKKNHFEESGLNRQVLNDLYRDFCDLYDMMVDRGALTDRTIDHSGEAPQTSDPDELMTRALRQVMSEYDRATPPVQPPIPFDIPQMPSLKSLHSKPMDAKKEAKRRTKKLKDTDINAVLMGSYTREGLRATPFIESFMQFERRCGHGKSVNDLIDFRCGQWIFLYCVIQALPLLVVDVPNVRYNDAVEYFLCIAPRGGAPWIQNDSKTARSWFGVAGGAGVVSLPSDVVVNGVEGIYRRSHCWQMAEQWADADAILEPPIVEDAYDNESSVSSPYPAQQSSAGSSSEPQPSPYMAPPNALTPPPAAIPRTNSPALRSRAEHRHSIYPGLEALPLPAGVAPIEPPARPISRFNPNMSFDDILKQVPQKKK from the exons atgctGTCGGCTCCTGTGAAATCCGCCAAGCGCATCTCCTCGCTATTCTCGCTGGGCTCTCACAAGGACGGCTCCATCGCTTCATCTCCCGTGTCACCCGGCTTCAAGTCCTCCCCCGAACAGCAACCCCAGGACGCGACTCGACCTCGCAGCGCTTCGCGACCCTCTCGCATCGTCTCACAGCCCAACCTCGATACCTCGACAGATTTTAATCTTGACGATCCCCTCCCCCCACCGCCATCGCTTCTCGCCGTCAACCAGGATCTCGCCAACAGTGCCAGCACCGGTCCCGATGGCAGACCACAGAGCCGGGGTCGTCGGAGGAGTAGCAGCAGACCCGCCAGTGCAGCTGGCTTGTTTGTCCCTGGTGGTGGCTCCGACTCGCGCCCCAGCACTCCTTCCAAGCGACGCAGTTGGATTCCTGGCCGCGTCCGCGCGAGTTCCGTTGATACCAGAGGCCCTGCCAGTCCAGGTCTGACTCCCAACCAGCCCGGTGCTTGGATTGCGGGTCTTGATCAGAAGATTGCGTATGATTTGGAGCCATTGGCGCGGGGTGATCAG ATCCCCGAAATTTGGAACGAAAATGGCGATACTTACGTTTACCTTTTCCCTCAAAATACCGGCAGACCACCGTCGTTCAAGGTGCATTCGACTGTCTTTGCCGAATCGCCCTCGTTGACCTTCTTGGCCCGTGGTACCGATCCCAAAGCGCAGGCTTTGGAGCATCAAGCACGACACATGTCGCTCAGTAGCCCGACCAATTTGCCTGACAATGACAATGACAGCTCCGGTAGCAACCGTATGGCTTTCGTTGACGACGTGGCCGATGAGCCCCAGGAGCTGCATCTCTTCTTGCCCATCCCCCTCAACTGCGACGTCTCCTCCCCCACCGCTCGCATCTCGCAGGAGGACACTGAAACCCTTTTGCTCTTCCGTAATCTCTTTGCCTTCTTGCTGGGCCAGTCCCTCATCGCTACCCCTCGCTCTCCGTCGCTCTTCTCTATCTTCATGGATGTGGCTTCTCTCTTATCCCGCTTTGAGTTCAGCAACTTGGACGGCACCAACTTTGGCGAAACTGCAACCACCAGCTTTGGCAACTACTGCGACGAACTCCATTTGGGCGACGTGCGCCGCAGCCGTGAAAAGACCATTGAAGCCATCGTCCTTGGCGAGCGGCTTCGTTTCTACCCGCTCTACCTCGAAGGTTTCGTGCACGGAGTGGGCAAACTGGACGAGCTCAAGCAGCTGCGTAGTCCCAAGTTTGGCTTGATCCATCCCATCACCCAGAAGCGCCTGGAACGTGGTTTCATCGACCTCGACACCCGGCTTCGCGTGCTCTACAGTAAGCTCAACGAGTTCGACTTTCCCTCCGTCTTCTCCGGAGCAGCCAACTCCACCACATCCGTGGAAAGCAAGGTCGTGCGCTTCAAGGCCTGGAAGCAAGCCTTTTCGGAGTTCCGCCGCTTCACCATGCAGTACTACCGCCAGAAGTATGGTTCATGGCCGCCCAAGGCCCGTTCTAAGAAGAACCATTTCGAAGAGAGTGGGCTCAACCGCCAGGTCCTCAATGACCTGTATCGCGACTTCTGCGATCTCTACGACATGATGGTTGATCGTGGTGCGCTGACTGACCGCACAATCGACCATTCTGGCGAAGCACCTCAGACCTCAGATCCGGATGAACTCATGACCCGAGCCCTGCGCCAGGTCATGAGCGAGTATGATCGCGCGACGCCGCCCGTGCAGCCGCCGATTCCGTTCGATATTCCCCAGATGCCGTCCTTGAAGTCTCTGCACTCCAAGCCCATGGATGCGAAGAAAGAGGCCAAGCGTCGGACCAAGAAGCTCAAGGATACCGATATCAACGCTGTTCTGATGGGTTCCTACACTCGCGAGGGTCTGCGGGCCACCCCCTTCATCGAGAGTTTCATGCAGTTCGAACGCCGCTGCGGCCATGGCAAGTCGGTCAACGACCTGATCGACTTCCGCTGCGGCCAGTGGATCTTCCTCTATTGCGTGATCCAGGCCCTGCCGCTCCTCGTGGTCGACGTGCCCAACGTCAGGTACAACGATGCCGTCGAGTACTTCCTGTGCATTGCCCCACGTGGCGGTGCCCCATGGATCCAGAACGACTCCAAGACAGCCCGTAGTTGGTTCGGAGTCgccggtggtgctggtgttgtcaGTCTTCCATCGGATGTTGTCGTCAATGGTGTCGAAGGTATCTATCGTCGCAGTCACTGCTGGCAAATGGCCGAGCAATGGGCCGATGCAGATGCCATTCTCGAACCCCCGATCGTCGAGGACGCCTACGACAACGAATCGTCCGTGTCTTCGCCGTATCCGGCCCAACAATCTTCTGCCGGGTCGTCCTCAGAACCGCAGCCCAGTCCGTACATGGCACCCCCGAATGCCCTCACGCCGCCGCCAGCGGCCATTCCTCGAACCAACTCGCCTGCCTTGCGGAGTCGGGCCGAGCACCGTCACTCCATCTACCCTGGCCTGGAAGCCTTGCCACTGCCGGCCGGTGTGGCACCAATTGAACCGCCCGCGCGACCAATCAGTCGGTTCAATCCCAACATGAGctttgacgacatcttgaagCAGGTTCctcagaaaaagaaataa
- the exgO gene encoding exo-beta-1,3-glucanase Exg0 (CAZy:GH55;~COG:G;~EggNog:ENOG410PK13;~InterPro:IPR012334,IPR011050,IPR024535;~PFAM:PF12708;~SECRETED:SignalP(1-19)) yields MQLLSTLFLLVQLLGVALASPIQDSSLVSRDSEYWVAGVKHQGLVAFGNSSDYQVFRNVKDFGAKGDGSTDDTDAINEAISSGNRCGQGCDSSTTTPALVYFPAGTYVVSKPVVQYYYTQMVGDALNLPVIKASADFSGMAVIDADPYDDEGNSWYTNQNNFFRSIRNFVVDLTEMPKGSGAGIHWQVGQATSLQNIRVEMVRGGGDANKQQGIFMDNGSGGFMTDLTFNGGNYGMFLGNQQFTTRNLTFNECNTAIFVNWNWAWTFKSLSINNCQAGLNMSNSPSNQTVGSVLILDSALTNTPTGVVTAFSDDSIPTGGGVLVLDNVDFSGSDVAVASIDGSTLVEGGSVISSYVQGNAYTPSNTIAKRDEPVEVVTETVVETVEYCPTNHVETTLAASRVVPTGFDSDLPMPSVDVSSVMGSFFSGVDTSVSAPAATSAPQAQSSAESTPVPTSVAHGTVPAQKPTSATPVSAHNTAPVSAGVGVSLGLGGSGGHSQGHGACSSQTVTKTRLQTVMSSQAKPSGLLDSNGKIFERSKPLYESYSASSFVSVRSSGAKGDGQTDDTQAIQKILNSATEDQIVYFDHGSYIITDTILVPSGIKMVGEVWPVLMAYGDKFSDEKNPIPMLQIGKEDEKGTVEISDITLQTKGPAPGAILMQWNLAEQEQGGAAMWDTHFRIGGSAGTQLQSDKCAKTPKETTKANSECVGAFMLFHITEKASGYLENAWFWTADHELDLPDHNQINVYNGRGVLIESTGAVWLYGTASEHNQLYNYQVSNAENVFLGLIQTETPYYQSNPDSLTPFSPQSSWNDPDFSNCDSASCRKAWGLRVLNSSETYVYGAGLYSFFENYAQTCLNTEDCQENMVEVDCSDVKIYGLSTKASVNMITSSSGESLVPEDENTSTFCSTIAFFEQSEA; encoded by the exons ATGCAACTTCTATCCACACTATTCTTGCTCGTCCAGCTGCTGGGTGTCGCCCTGGCATCGCCCATCCAGGACTCTTCGCTCGTTTCACGAGACTCGGAATACTGGGTTGCGGGTGTGAAGCACCAAGGTCTTGTGGCTTTTGGCAACAGCTCTGATTACCAGGTTTTCCGTAATGTGAAGGACTTTGGCGCCAAGG GTGATGGATCGACCGACGACACGGACGCTATCAATGAGGCCATCTCGTCGGGTAACCGCTGTGGTCAAGGCTGCGATTCGTCCACCACGACCCCGGCCCTGGTTTACTTTCCCGCTGGTACCTATGTCGTTTCGAAGCCCGTTGTTCAGTACTACTACACCCAGATGGTCGGTGATGCTCTGAACCTGCCCGTTATCAAGGCAAGCGCCGATTTCTCGGGTATGGCCGTCATTGACGCCGATCCCTATGATGACGAGGGCAACAGCTGGTACACCAACCAGAACAACTTCTTCCGGTCGATTCGCAACTTTGTTGTCGACTTGACCGAGATGCCCAAGGGTTCTGGTGCCGGTATCCACTGGCAAGTTGGACAGGCCACCAGTTTGCAGAACATCCGCGTCGAGATGGTTCGCGGTGGTGGTGACGCCAACAAGCAGCAGGGTATCTTCATGGATAACGGCTCTGGTGGTTTCATGACCGACCTTACTTTCAACGGTGGTAACTACGGTATGTTCCTAGGTAACCAGCAGTTCACCACCCGCAACCTCACTTTCAACGAGTGTAACACCGCCATCTTCGTCAACTGGAACTGGGCTTGGACTTTCAAGTCGTTGTCGATCAACAACTGCCAGGCCGGTCTTAACATGTCGAACTCGCCTTCTAACCAGACCGTTGGCTCCGTCTTGATCCTCGACAGTGCGCTCACCAACACCCCGACCGGTGTCGTAACTGCTTTCTCTGACGACAGCATTCCTACTGGTGGCGGTGTCCTGGTCTTGGACAATGTTGACTTCTCCGGTTCCGACGTGGCTGTTGCTAGCATTGACGGCAGCACCTTGGTTGAGGGTGGTTCTGTTATCTCCAGCTACGTGCAGGGTAATGCATACACTCCCAGTAACACCATCGCGAAGCGTGATGAGCCTGTTGAGGTCGTCACGGAAACCGTTGTCGAAACAGTTGAGTACTGCCCGACTAACCATGTTGAAACGACACTGGCTGCCTCGCGCGTGGTCCCCACTGGATTCGACAGCGATCTGCCTATGCCGTCCGTGGACGTTTCGAGCGTCATGGGATCTTTCTTCTCCGGTGTTGACACCTCGGTGTCTGCTCCCGCCGCGACTTCTGCTCCTCAGGCGCAGTCTTCGGCCGAGTCCACCCCTGTGCCGACCTCGGTTGCTCACGGTACCGTCCCTGCTCAAAAGCCCACCTCCGCTACTCCCGTATCTGCACACAACACTGCGCCTGTCTCCGCTGGCGTTGGCGTTTCTCTTGGTCTCGGTGGCTCTGGTGGCCACAGCCAGGGTCACGGTGCCTGCTCCAGCCAGACCGTCACCAAGACTCGTTTGCAAACCGTCATGTCTTCCCAAGCTAAGCCCAGCGGTCTGTTAGACAGCAACGGCAAGATCTTCGAGCGCTCCAAGCCTTTGTACGAGAGTTACTCTGCTTCCTCGTTCGTTAGCGTCCGCTCTTCCGGTGCCAAGGGTGATGGTCAAACCGACGACACCCAGGCCATCCAGAAGATCCTGAACAGCGCCACCGAGGACCAGATCGTGTACTTCGATCACGGTTCCTACATCATCACCGACACCATCCTCGTCCCCAGCGGCATCAAGATGGTCGGTGAAGTCTGGCCCGTCCTGATGGCATACGGAGACAAGTTCAGCGACgagaagaaccccatcccgATGCTGCAGATCGGAAAGGAAGATGAAAAGGGTACCGTCGAGATCAGCGACATCACCTTGCAAACCAAGGGCCCGGCTCCAGGCGCCATCCTGATGCAATGGAACCTGGCCGAGCAGGAACAAGGCGGCGCCGCTATGTGGGACACCCACTTCCGCATAGGTGGCTCTGCCGGCACCCAGCTGCAGAGCGACAAGTGCGCCAAGACCCCCAAGGAAACCACGAAGGCCAACTCCGAGTGCGTTGGCGCCTTCATGCTCTTTCACATTACCGAAAAGGCCAGCGGATACCTCGAGAACGCCTGGTTCTGGACCGCAGACCACGAACTCGATCTGCCCGACCACAACCAGATCAACGTGTACAACGGCCGTGGTGTTCTGATTGAGTCCACCGGCGCTGTCTGGCTCTACGGTACTGCGTCCGAACACAACCAACTTTACAACTACCAGGTCTCCAACGCCGAAAACGTCTTCCTCGGCCTCATCCAGACCGAAACCCCCTACTACCAATCCAACCCCGACTCACTCACCCCCTTCAGCCCCCAATCCTCGTGGAACGACCCGGACTTCTCGAACTGCGACTCCGCCTCGTGCCGCAAGGCATGGGGCCTGCGCGTCCTCAATTCCTCGGAGACATACGTGTACGGCGCCGGGTTGTACAGTTTCTTCGAGAACTACGCGCAAACATGCCTTAACACTGAAGATTGTCAGGAGAAcatggtggaggtggattgCTCCGACGTGAAGATCTATGGTCTGAGCACGAAGGCGAGTGTTAACATGATTACCTCGTCGAGTGGGGAGTCGTTGGTTCCCGAGGACGAGAACACGAGTACGTTCTGTTCGACGATTGCGTTTTTCGAGCAGTCGGAAGCATAG